The following proteins are encoded in a genomic region of Camelus ferus isolate YT-003-E chromosome 8, BCGSAC_Cfer_1.0, whole genome shotgun sequence:
- the MPC1 gene encoding mitochondrial pyruvate carrier 1 isoform X2 encodes MKKSPEIISGRMTFALCCYSLTFMRFAYKVQPRNWLLFACHATNEVAQLIQGGRLIRHEMTKKASA; translated from the exons ATGAAAAAGTCTCCGGAGATCATCAGTGGGCGGATGACCTTTG CCCTCTGCTGTTACTCCCTGACGTTCATGAGATTTGCCTACAAGGTGCAGCCTCGGAACTGGCTCCTCTTCGCCTGCCACGCCACAAATGAAGTCGCCCAGCTCATCCAGGGAGGACGGCTTATCCGACACGA GATGACCAAGAAGGCATCAGCGTAA
- the MPC1 gene encoding mitochondrial pyruvate carrier 1 isoform X1 encodes MAGALVRKAADYVRSKDFRDYLMSTHFWGPVANWGLPIAAINDMKKSPEIISGRMTFALCCYSLTFMRFAYKVQPRNWLLFACHATNEVAQLIQGGRLIRHEMTKKASA; translated from the exons ATGGCGGGCGCGCTGGTGCGGAAGGCGGCGGACTATGTCCGGAGCAAGGACTTCCGGGACTACCTCATGAG TACG CACTTCTGGGGCCCAGTGGCCAACTGGGGACTTCCCATCGCTGCCATCAATGACATGAAAAAGTCTCCGGAGATCATCAGTGGGCGGATGACCTTTG CCCTCTGCTGTTACTCCCTGACGTTCATGAGATTTGCCTACAAGGTGCAGCCTCGGAACTGGCTCCTCTTCGCCTGCCACGCCACAAATGAAGTCGCCCAGCTCATCCAGGGAGGACGGCTTATCCGACACGA GATGACCAAGAAGGCATCAGCGTAA